A single window of Methanomicrobiales archaeon DNA harbors:
- a CDS encoding chemotaxis protein CheB has product MPRVLVVDDSVFMRTIIADMLGTDGRLDVIGTAIDGRDALKKIEALEPDVITLDIEMPRMDGLEVLQRLAETGSSAKVLVLSSLTPRDAETTARALRLGADDFMFKPKDITQTRGIERELVAKIFNLVDLPARAPEAAPLDAKPAGIAVVVGSSAGGPPMLDRLLSSLPAALPAAVIVTQHMPPGFTAPLTERLRRISPMPVKESENGDILRRGSVVVSRAGVHTVVSATLTEDGERGGRIVHSSAPPLHSVRPAVDVTFSSAARSFRERTLSILLSGMGKDGGDGTATVKRCGGVTMVCDAADCLVYGMARSALERGCVDLVVPFRRMHREIERIVYGMGGAAA; this is encoded by the coding sequence ATGCCCCGCGTGCTTGTCGTGGACGACTCCGTCTTCATGCGGACCATCATCGCGGATATGCTCGGAACAGACGGGAGGCTGGACGTGATCGGGACAGCAATCGACGGGCGGGACGCCCTGAAGAAGATCGAGGCGCTGGAGCCGGATGTGATCACGCTGGACATCGAGATGCCCCGCATGGACGGGCTGGAGGTCCTGCAGAGGCTGGCGGAGACGGGATCGTCTGCAAAAGTGCTGGTGCTCAGCTCGCTGACCCCGCGCGATGCGGAGACGACCGCCCGGGCACTCCGACTGGGGGCGGACGACTTCATGTTCAAACCCAAAGATATCACGCAGACGCGGGGGATCGAGCGGGAGCTCGTCGCAAAGATCTTCAACCTCGTCGATCTTCCCGCACGCGCTCCCGAAGCAGCACCGCTCGATGCGAAGCCTGCCGGGATCGCGGTTGTTGTGGGATCGTCCGCCGGCGGACCGCCCATGCTCGACCGTCTCCTCTCCTCCCTCCCTGCGGCGCTACCCGCCGCCGTGATCGTCACGCAGCACATGCCGCCGGGGTTCACCGCGCCGCTCACCGAACGGTTGCGCCGGATCTCCCCAATGCCCGTGAAAGAGTCGGAGAACGGCGATATTCTGAGGCGCGGGAGTGTCGTGGTGTCACGGGCGGGAGTCCATACGGTAGTCTCCGCGACACTGACAGAAGACGGAGAGAGGGGCGGGCGGATCGTGCACTCCTCCGCCCCGCCGCTGCACTCCGTCCGGCCGGCCGTGGACGTCACGTTCTCCTCCGCCGCACGCTCCTTCCGAGAGAGGACTCTCTCCATCCTACTCTCCGGGATGGGAAAGGACGGGGGCGACGGCACGGCGACCGTGAAAAGGTGCGGGGGTGTGACGATGGTCTGCGATGCCGCGGACTGCCTGGTCTACGGCATGGCCAGGTCCGCTCTCGAGCGGGGATGCGTGGATCTCGTCGTCCCGTTCAGGAGGATGCACAGAGAGATAGAACGCATCGTGTACGGCATGGGAGGCGCTGCCGCATGA
- a CDS encoding response regulator produces MGRILIVDDTLFMRTLLKNILFSGGHTIVGEAEDGEDAVTKYKELKPELVTMDVVMPRMNGIEALKTIRSLDPGARVVMCTAVGQEQMVKLAIKSGAKGYIVKPFQAPKVLEEVRAVLA; encoded by the coding sequence ATGGGACGGATTCTCATCGTCGACGATACCCTCTTCATGCGGACTCTCCTGAAGAACATCCTCTTCTCAGGCGGCCATACCATCGTCGGAGAGGCGGAGGACGGCGAGGACGCGGTGACGAAGTACAAAGAGCTGAAGCCGGAACTGGTCACCATGGACGTGGTGATGCCCAGGATGAACGGGATCGAGGCGCTGAAGACGATCCGCTCCCTGGACCCCGGCGCCCGCGTGGTGATGTGCACAGCGGTCGGGCAGGAGCAGATGGTCAAGCTGGCCATCAAGAGCGGAGCGAAGGGCTACATCGTAAAACCCTTCCAGGCCCCCAAGGTGCTGGAAGAGGTCAGAGCGGTTCTCGCCTGA
- a CDS encoding CheF family chemotaxis protein, whose translation MQKLPVKLEHDGGWVVSSVGLDGEALSIGAPLGREIPYKSIVDVQERKSLLSVTLKDGTTLKIASVEKVLQILKRRITVSCSAYRLMAYFMSPAIRGGVLVTNARWEKGAVAVLKSGIWFVSQEKQVCVPLTEVASIELTQREVQGKQTDVIKLDHLERNEVITSFVLCPLSTLQVLYNFLKDATREMDMRGDELDPLSAQVAMLVYSGMDSHAIENMLSISQKQLEAVFDRLIGLEIAQVVCVRREVQLTPKGVRYISDAVKNPDKK comes from the coding sequence GTGCAGAAACTCCCCGTAAAACTGGAGCATGATGGCGGATGGGTTGTCAGCAGCGTCGGTCTCGACGGGGAGGCGCTCTCGATCGGCGCACCGCTCGGAAGGGAGATCCCGTACAAGTCCATCGTCGACGTCCAGGAGAGGAAGAGCCTGCTCAGCGTCACCCTCAAGGACGGGACGACGCTGAAGATCGCCTCCGTGGAGAAGGTGCTCCAGATCCTGAAGCGCAGGATCACCGTCTCCTGCAGTGCATACCGGCTGATGGCGTACTTCATGTCGCCGGCGATACGGGGCGGCGTCCTCGTCACGAACGCACGCTGGGAGAAAGGGGCCGTTGCCGTCTTGAAGTCCGGGATCTGGTTCGTGAGCCAGGAGAAGCAGGTCTGCGTTCCCCTGACCGAAGTGGCATCGATCGAACTGACCCAGCGTGAGGTGCAGGGGAAGCAGACCGACGTCATCAAGCTCGACCATCTGGAGCGGAACGAGGTGATCACGAGTTTCGTGCTCTGCCCGCTCTCAACGCTGCAGGTGCTCTATAACTTCCTCAAAGACGCCACCCGTGAGATGGACATGAGGGGGGACGAGCTCGATCCCCTCTCCGCCCAGGTGGCGATGCTGGTGTACAGCGGCATGGACTCCCATGCGATCGAGAACATGCTCTCGATCTCCCAGAAGCAGCTGGAGGCGGTGTTCGACAGGCTGATCGGTCTGGAGATTGCCCAGGTGGTGTGCGTTCGAAGGGAGGTCCAGCTCACGCCAAAAGGTGTGAGATACATATCAGATGCTGTTAAAAATCCAGATAAGAAATAA